The Luteimonas sp. YGD11-2 genome has a window encoding:
- a CDS encoding DUF2339 domain-containing protein, with translation MELLVLLGLALLAVPVLLVVALVKLSGLRQRVVELEIAVDALRRAPVATSARADSASADAMSRVVSPPLRDDGAPRPASVGPGVEAAPASASQPYAAVERGTAGPVHPAPAGELPPPRTPPPPAPAPPGMVERAAAAVRRWFTTGNVPVKVGMLVLLAGVGALLKYASDQGWLAVPVSLRLAGVAAAAVAGLVFGWRRRASHRSFALSVQGGMIGILLLVVFAAYRQFDLLPPSLAFAASVVLVAATGVLAVAQNARALAVFAILAGFLAPIWLSTGGGNHVALFAYYAVLNAAILAIARFRAWRELNLLGFAFTFGIATLWGVLSYAPAHYASAQSFLALFFAFYLLIPLLYARRRAPARRDIVDGALVFGTPLVAFSLQAGLLHDRTMALALCALGLGALYAMLARALLQRPGHAVLVQSYALLAVGFATLAVPLALSAQATACVFALEGAALVWLGLRQQRRWPQVSGVGLQLAAAVAYMLAGPLPIGAVVMPFAHGRFAGGMLIAVAGLATAWSFRQAGSRSLAGIAYGWGLAWWLGAWTAELLRVAPAAMEPDLLLVLAIGSGWLAAELHRRRPERMLAATFFAALLAAVPLALWQSSVHAQPFAGHGAWAWAVFVICGLRGLACLRSGDASIARAAQFAWWLLWPLLLSLLGSWLAGRFGLGAGWWSLAVVAPWLLVTALALWRWTWLARPLGDAFMPVRGALLCTFQVLLLLWWLPALRSAGDASPLPWLAVLNPLDLAQFAVLALLARWLWSEDAPDAWTRHRLPLLAAAGFLLLTAITLRGAHHWGGVAWDAGLPSSGLAQAALTVVWSVLGVLGWVLGSRRGHRALWLAGALLMAVVLAKLVLVDRGHLGNLWGIASFIAYGLLCTVVGFFAPAPPRAVHATEQPA, from the coding sequence ATGGAATTGCTGGTGCTGCTGGGTCTGGCGTTGCTGGCGGTGCCGGTGCTGCTGGTGGTGGCGCTCGTGAAGCTCTCGGGCCTGCGCCAGCGGGTGGTCGAGCTGGAGATCGCGGTCGACGCGTTGCGACGCGCCCCGGTGGCAACGTCGGCGCGCGCGGACTCCGCGTCGGCGGATGCGATGTCCCGCGTGGTCAGCCCGCCGCTGCGCGATGACGGCGCGCCGCGGCCCGCGTCCGTCGGGCCTGGCGTCGAAGCAGCGCCGGCGTCGGCATCGCAGCCGTATGCAGCGGTGGAACGCGGAACCGCCGGGCCGGTGCATCCCGCGCCCGCCGGCGAACTGCCGCCGCCGCGGACTCCGCCACCGCCCGCGCCCGCACCGCCAGGCATGGTCGAGCGTGCCGCGGCGGCCGTGCGGCGCTGGTTCACCACCGGCAATGTGCCGGTCAAGGTCGGCATGCTGGTGCTGCTTGCAGGCGTGGGCGCGCTCCTGAAGTACGCCAGCGACCAGGGCTGGCTGGCGGTGCCGGTAAGCCTGCGGCTGGCGGGCGTCGCCGCGGCGGCCGTGGCCGGGCTGGTGTTCGGCTGGCGGCGTCGCGCGAGCCATCGCAGCTTCGCGCTCAGCGTGCAGGGCGGGATGATCGGCATCCTGCTGCTGGTGGTGTTCGCGGCGTACCGGCAGTTCGATCTGTTGCCGCCGTCGCTGGCCTTTGCCGCGAGCGTGGTGCTGGTCGCGGCCACCGGTGTGCTTGCTGTGGCGCAGAACGCACGCGCACTGGCGGTGTTCGCCATCCTCGCCGGCTTCCTGGCACCGATCTGGCTGTCGACCGGCGGCGGCAACCACGTGGCGCTGTTCGCGTACTACGCGGTGCTCAATGCCGCGATCCTGGCAATCGCCCGGTTCCGTGCCTGGCGCGAACTCAACCTGCTCGGCTTCGCCTTCACCTTCGGCATCGCCACGCTGTGGGGCGTGCTGTCGTACGCACCTGCGCACTACGCCTCGGCGCAATCGTTCCTCGCGCTGTTCTTCGCGTTCTACCTGCTGATCCCGCTGCTGTACGCACGCCGTCGCGCACCCGCGCGGCGCGACATCGTCGATGGCGCACTGGTGTTCGGCACGCCGCTGGTGGCGTTTTCGCTGCAGGCGGGACTGTTGCACGACCGCACGATGGCGCTGGCCCTGTGCGCGCTCGGTCTCGGCGCGCTGTACGCGATGCTTGCACGCGCGCTGCTGCAGCGGCCGGGACATGCGGTGCTGGTGCAGTCCTACGCGCTGCTGGCGGTCGGCTTCGCCACCCTGGCGGTTCCGCTGGCGCTGTCCGCGCAGGCCACCGCCTGCGTGTTCGCGCTGGAAGGCGCGGCGCTGGTGTGGCTGGGGTTACGCCAGCAGCGGCGCTGGCCGCAGGTGTCCGGCGTGGGCCTGCAGCTCGCCGCGGCGGTGGCGTACATGCTGGCGGGACCGTTGCCGATCGGCGCGGTGGTCATGCCCTTCGCCCACGGCCGGTTCGCCGGCGGGATGCTGATCGCGGTGGCGGGACTGGCCACCGCGTGGTCCTTCCGGCAAGCCGGGTCGAGGTCGCTGGCCGGCATTGCCTACGGATGGGGGCTGGCGTGGTGGCTGGGCGCCTGGACCGCGGAGCTGCTGCGGGTGGCACCTGCGGCAATGGAGCCGGACCTGCTGCTGGTACTGGCCATCGGCAGCGGCTGGCTTGCGGCCGAACTGCATCGTCGCCGGCCGGAGCGCATGCTCGCCGCCACGTTCTTCGCCGCGTTGCTGGCGGCGGTGCCGCTTGCGCTGTGGCAGTCGTCGGTGCATGCGCAGCCGTTCGCCGGCCATGGGGCATGGGCGTGGGCGGTGTTCGTGATCTGCGGGTTGCGTGGGCTGGCCTGCCTGCGCAGCGGCGATGCGTCGATCGCACGGGCGGCGCAGTTCGCATGGTGGCTGTTGTGGCCACTGCTGCTGTCGCTGCTGGGCAGCTGGCTGGCCGGGCGTTTCGGGCTGGGGGCGGGCTGGTGGTCGCTGGCGGTGGTGGCGCCATGGCTGCTGGTCACTGCGCTGGCGCTGTGGCGGTGGACATGGCTCGCCCGTCCGCTGGGCGATGCGTTCATGCCTGTGCGCGGGGCGTTGCTGTGCACCTTCCAGGTCCTGCTGCTGCTGTGGTGGCTGCCGGCGCTGCGCAGTGCCGGCGATGCCTCGCCGCTGCCGTGGCTGGCGGTGCTCAATCCGCTGGACCTCGCCCAGTTCGCGGTGCTGGCGCTGCTTGCGCGCTGGCTGTGGTCGGAAGATGCACCTGATGCATGGACGCGCCATCGCCTGCCGTTGCTGGCCGCGGCGGGCTTCCTGCTGCTGACCGCGATCACCCTGCGCGGCGCCCATCACTGGGGCGGGGTGGCGTGGGATGCGGGGCTGCCGTCGAGTGGCCTCGCACAGGCCGCGCTCACCGTGGTCTGGAGCGTGCTCGGCGTGCTGGGCTGGGTGCTGGGCTCGCGGCGTGGCCATCGGGCGCTGTGGCTGGCCGGTGCACTGCTGATGGCGGTGGTGCTGGCCAAGCTGGTGCTGGTCGACCGCGGGCACCTGGGCAACCTGTGGGGTATCGCCTCGTTCATCGCCTACGGGCTGCTGTGCACGGTGGTCGGCTTCTTCGCGCCGGCGCCGCCGCGCGCCGTCCACGCCACGGAGCAACCCGCATGA
- the gap gene encoding type I glyceraldehyde-3-phosphate dehydrogenase — translation MAIKVGINGFGRIGRNVLRSAVENFDGDIEIVAINDLLEPDYLAYMLQYDSVHGRFKGELSVDGNTLIVNGKKIRLTQERDPANLKWDEVGADVVIESTGLFLTKETCQKHLDAGAKKVIQSAPSKDDTPMFVYGVNHDSYAGEAIISNASCTTNCLAPLAKVVHDKWGIKRGLMTTVHAATATQKTVDGPSSKDWRGGRGILENIIPSSTGAAKAVGVVIPELNRKLTGMSFRVPTSDVSVVDLTVELENPASYDEIKAEMKAQSEGALKGILGYTEDKVVATDFRGETCTSVFDADAGIALDPTFVKLVAWYDNEWGYSNKCLEMVRVVAAK, via the coding sequence ATGGCGATCAAGGTTGGCATCAACGGCTTCGGCCGCATCGGCCGCAACGTGCTGCGCTCGGCAGTGGAGAACTTCGACGGCGACATCGAGATCGTCGCGATCAACGACCTGCTGGAGCCGGACTACCTGGCCTACATGCTGCAGTACGACTCCGTGCACGGCCGCTTCAAGGGCGAACTGTCGGTCGATGGCAACACCCTGATCGTCAACGGGAAAAAGATCCGCCTCACCCAGGAGCGCGACCCCGCCAACCTGAAGTGGGACGAGGTCGGCGCTGACGTCGTGATCGAATCGACCGGCCTGTTCCTGACCAAGGAGACCTGCCAGAAGCACCTCGATGCGGGCGCGAAGAAGGTCATCCAGTCGGCCCCGTCCAAGGACGACACGCCGATGTTCGTCTACGGCGTCAACCACGACAGCTATGCCGGCGAGGCGATCATCTCCAACGCCTCGTGCACCACCAACTGCCTGGCGCCGCTGGCCAAGGTCGTCCACGACAAGTGGGGCATCAAGCGTGGCCTGATGACCACCGTGCACGCCGCCACCGCCACCCAGAAGACCGTCGATGGCCCCAGCAGCAAGGACTGGCGCGGCGGCCGCGGCATCCTCGAGAACATCATTCCCTCGTCCACCGGCGCGGCCAAGGCCGTGGGCGTGGTGATCCCCGAACTCAACAGGAAGCTCACCGGCATGTCGTTCCGCGTGCCGACCTCGGACGTGTCGGTGGTCGACCTCACCGTCGAGCTCGAGAACCCGGCCAGCTACGACGAGATCAAGGCCGAGATGAAGGCGCAGAGCGAAGGCGCGTTGAAGGGCATCCTCGGCTACACCGAGGACAAGGTGGTGGCTACCGACTTCCGCGGCGAGACCTGCACCTCGGTGTTCGACGCCGACGCCGGCATCGCGCTCGACCCGACCTTCGTCAAGCTGGTGGCCTGGTACGACAACGAGTGGGGCTATTCGAACAAGTGCCTGGAAATGGTGCGCGTGGTCGCGGCGAAGTAG
- a CDS encoding DUF3999 family protein has product MIRCITRCAAAFAVLVPLATAGAQPLDADYGWQWPLSLSSGDAGAYRVELTPGIYAAAWSPTLADVVVVNGDGHAVPATLVPAAVDDRPLLHELPWFPLPADRAQRDIAAISEIASDGRLRRVELRVTPDAATAWLLDASQSDGPLHALRLSWADDQVPFEQVFRVDASDDLRQWTSVQPEGRVFDLRRDDARLVQGRIAFVAPMRSSYLRLVPLRATMPALQLTGVQAETRPPLAAASWQWRRLEPVQVRRDGRDGYEYRLDGRYPVTRADLATAGHAGSRWTLSVRDHDDAPWRVVAADWVAFRLGGDPATRSLPRELPTVMRDRIWRLEPQAPVAAPPALLLGYRPEALVFVAEGSAPFAVYAGSARAARVAAPVGQVLEVLRRRHGAGWQPATAVPGARVDLAGEDALRPVRDWTTWVLWAVLLAGVAVVAGFAVSLLRRRPAPSQ; this is encoded by the coding sequence ATGATCCGCTGCATCACCCGCTGTGCCGCCGCCTTCGCGGTGCTGGTCCCCCTGGCCACCGCCGGCGCGCAGCCGCTGGATGCCGATTACGGTTGGCAGTGGCCACTGTCGCTGTCGAGCGGCGATGCCGGCGCCTACCGCGTGGAGCTGACGCCCGGTATCTATGCCGCCGCGTGGTCGCCAACGCTCGCCGATGTGGTGGTGGTCAACGGCGACGGCCATGCGGTGCCGGCGACACTGGTGCCGGCGGCCGTCGACGATCGCCCGCTGCTGCACGAACTGCCGTGGTTCCCGCTGCCTGCAGACCGCGCGCAGCGCGACATCGCCGCGATCAGCGAGATCGCCAGCGACGGCCGCCTGCGGCGCGTCGAACTGCGCGTCACGCCGGATGCCGCCACCGCGTGGCTGCTCGATGCCAGCCAGTCCGACGGCCCGCTGCACGCGCTGCGGCTGTCGTGGGCGGACGACCAGGTCCCGTTCGAACAGGTCTTCCGCGTGGATGCATCGGATGACCTGCGCCAGTGGACGTCCGTGCAGCCGGAGGGACGGGTGTTCGACCTGCGCCGCGATGATGCCCGCCTGGTGCAGGGACGGATCGCCTTCGTCGCGCCCATGCGGTCAAGCTATCTGCGGCTGGTCCCGCTGCGCGCAACCATGCCCGCGCTGCAGCTCACCGGCGTGCAGGCGGAGACGCGCCCGCCGCTGGCGGCGGCGTCCTGGCAGTGGCGCCGGCTGGAACCCGTGCAGGTGCGGCGCGATGGCCGCGACGGCTACGAGTACCGCCTCGACGGCCGCTACCCGGTGACCCGCGCGGACCTCGCCACGGCGGGACACGCGGGCAGCCGCTGGACCCTGTCGGTACGCGATCACGACGATGCACCGTGGCGCGTGGTGGCCGCGGACTGGGTCGCGTTCCGGCTCGGCGGGGATCCGGCCACGCGCTCGCTGCCGCGCGAGCTGCCGACGGTGATGCGCGACCGCATCTGGCGGCTGGAGCCGCAGGCCCCGGTGGCCGCGCCGCCCGCGTTGCTGCTGGGCTACCGTCCGGAGGCGCTGGTGTTCGTGGCGGAAGGCTCCGCGCCGTTCGCCGTGTATGCGGGCAGCGCACGCGCGGCGCGCGTCGCGGCCCCGGTCGGGCAGGTGCTGGAGGTCCTGCGCAGGCGCCACGGCGCGGGATGGCAGCCGGCGACGGCGGTGCCTGGCGCGCGCGTCGACCTGGCCGGCGAGGATGCGCTCCGGCCCGTACGCGACTGGACCACCTGGGTGCTGTGGGCGGTGCTGCTGGCGGGCGTGGCGGTGGTCGCCGGCTTCGCGGTCAGCCTGCTGCGTCGCCGTCCGGCCCCTTCGCAATAG
- a CDS encoding phosphoglycerate kinase, with translation MSILRMTDLDLTGKRVLVRQDLNVPIEDGRITSDQRIVASLPTLKHALDQGAAVMVMSHLGRPTEGSWSEADSLAPVAAHLGRLIRREVRLVRDWVDGVDVQPGELVMLENCRMNVGEKADDEALARRYAALCDVYVMDAFGTAHRAQASTHGAIRFAPVAAGGPLLMAELDALGRALGDPARPLLAIVGGSKVSTKLELLTNLVGEVDQLIVGGGIANTFIAAQGYAVGKSLHEPDLLDTARRILAEAKAKGAEIPIPLDVVVAREFSASAEAVVKPVDAVAADEMILDIGPKTARHYAQLLGESGTVVWNGPVGVFEFDAFARGTEAVARAIARCHAFSIAGGGDTIAAIDKFGIAGDIGYISTGGGAFLEFLEGKTLPAVAALRSRG, from the coding sequence ATGTCCATCCTGCGAATGACCGACCTCGACCTGACCGGCAAGCGTGTGCTGGTGAGGCAGGACCTCAACGTCCCGATCGAGGACGGCCGCATCACGTCCGACCAGCGCATCGTCGCATCGCTGCCCACCCTCAAGCACGCGCTGGACCAGGGCGCGGCGGTGATGGTGATGTCCCATCTCGGCCGCCCGACCGAGGGCAGCTGGAGCGAGGCCGACTCGCTGGCGCCGGTGGCCGCGCACCTGGGCAGGCTGATCAGGCGCGAGGTGCGGCTGGTGCGCGACTGGGTCGATGGCGTCGACGTGCAGCCCGGCGAACTGGTGATGCTGGAGAACTGCCGCATGAACGTCGGCGAGAAGGCCGACGACGAAGCGCTGGCACGCAGGTACGCCGCGCTGTGCGACGTGTATGTCATGGATGCCTTCGGCACCGCGCACCGCGCGCAGGCCTCCACCCATGGCGCGATCCGCTTCGCGCCGGTGGCCGCGGGCGGCCCGCTGCTGATGGCCGAACTCGACGCACTCGGCCGTGCGCTCGGCGACCCCGCGCGACCGCTGCTGGCCATCGTCGGCGGCAGCAAGGTGTCGACCAAGCTGGAGCTGCTGACCAACCTCGTCGGTGAAGTGGACCAGCTGATCGTCGGTGGCGGCATCGCCAACACCTTCATCGCTGCGCAGGGCTATGCCGTCGGCAAGTCGCTGCACGAGCCCGACCTGCTCGACACCGCGCGCCGGATCCTCGCCGAGGCCAAGGCCAAGGGCGCCGAGATCCCGATCCCGCTGGACGTGGTGGTGGCGCGCGAGTTCAGCGCCAGCGCCGAGGCGGTGGTGAAGCCGGTGGATGCGGTGGCCGCCGACGAGATGATCCTCGACATCGGCCCGAAGACCGCCAGGCACTACGCGCAGCTGCTGGGCGAGTCCGGCACGGTGGTGTGGAACGGCCCGGTCGGCGTGTTCGAGTTCGATGCCTTCGCCCGCGGCACCGAGGCGGTGGCGCGTGCAATCGCGCGCTGCCATGCGTTCTCGATCGCCGGAGGCGGCGACACCATCGCCGCCATCGACAAGTTCGGCATCGCCGGCGACATCGGCTACATCTCCACCGGCGGCGGCGCGTTCCTCGAGTTCCTCGAAGGCAAGACCCTGCCGGCGGTGGCCGCGCTGCGCAGCCGCGGCTGA